A single region of the Vibrio chagasii genome encodes:
- a CDS encoding helix-turn-helix transcriptional regulator, producing the protein MIDFIKDKDDSEAKRSNSIKSTETRASMPENKDRMTQQSKPDYQSVPGFKLVPEIALVESLPEHLQKRFSHALNLMHEEWGERRTWEEIATESAISPYHFHRQFTELFNETPGQYLSRVRLQIAVSLLINDEPWSVIEIAQYCGFSSSQSLGKALKRELGVTAKHIREMGYNATPKETADFIQRLAHPGVQSSIEKELVKSMPTELVWYPERGMQKLKLDDPDWDTVFEMYGLKSTQLMGTTPIKQMRNKWDDIDAEIGNWQVAKERYDMIIPEGYYLCSDVYLVSDVAYSTALEAQFNAVEQQGLQLDVNGYLVEMIRHIDDDDVEGVTFSFQLPILTTQDSE; encoded by the coding sequence ATGATTGATTTTATAAAGGACAAAGACGATAGTGAAGCCAAGCGATCGAATTCGATCAAGTCGACAGAGACAAGAGCTTCTATGCCTGAGAACAAAGACCGTATGACGCAACAGAGCAAACCTGACTATCAATCAGTGCCTGGCTTTAAGCTGGTGCCTGAGATTGCGTTAGTGGAATCTTTGCCAGAGCACCTCCAAAAACGCTTTAGCCATGCACTTAATTTAATGCATGAAGAGTGGGGTGAACGTCGTACTTGGGAAGAGATCGCAACCGAAAGCGCGATTTCGCCATACCACTTTCATCGTCAGTTTACTGAGCTGTTTAATGAAACGCCGGGGCAGTACCTGAGCCGAGTGCGTCTACAGATTGCGGTTAGCCTGTTGATCAATGACGAGCCATGGAGCGTTATTGAGATAGCTCAGTATTGTGGATTCTCATCATCACAGTCGTTAGGCAAGGCGCTCAAGCGTGAGTTGGGCGTGACGGCAAAGCACATTCGAGAAATGGGTTACAACGCGACTCCCAAGGAGACTGCCGATTTCATCCAGAGATTGGCACATCCGGGGGTGCAGTCTTCCATCGAAAAAGAGCTGGTTAAGTCGATGCCGACAGAATTAGTTTGGTATCCAGAGCGCGGTATGCAGAAGCTTAAGCTAGACGATCCTGATTGGGATACCGTGTTTGAAATGTACGGTCTGAAATCAACACAACTCATGGGCACAACACCAATTAAGCAGATGAGAAACAAGTGGGACGACATAGACGCTGAAATCGGTAACTGGCAAGTGGCTAAAGAGCGTTACGATATGATCATTCCAGAAGGATACTACTTGTGTAGCGATGTGTATCTGGTTTCCGATGTCGCCTACAGCACGGCTTTAGAAGCGCAGTTTAACGCGGTTGAGCAACAAGGCTTGCAGTTAGACGTGAATGGCTATTTAGTGGAGATGATTCGCCATATAGATGATGACGATGTAGAAGGGGTGACTTTCTCTTTCCAGTTGCCCATTTTAACGACCCAAGATAGCGAATAA
- a CDS encoding IS4 family transposase, which produces MTYIEPTLWAQKQFGQAHLNDPRRTQRLVALAASLAEQPGVPVSKLIISPAEMEGAYRFIRNEQIKAEDIAEAGFYVTAQEALEQQTLLALEDTTSLSYSHRSIRDELGHSNQGNRHRAMFVHSTLLFAPDTQSVIGLIEQQRWTRDIEKRGQRHQHATRPYKEKESYKWEQASRHVAERLGDKISDVISVCDREADLFEYLTYKREQQQRFLVRSMQSRCIEEHDNRLYSYASTLLSAGEKVLEIPQKGGRKARKAHLDIKYAPVTLKSPANKKEFDNIPLYYVGCIEQGESGNKLAWHLLTSEPITSKEEALKIVSYYERRWLIEDFHKVWKSEGTEVEQLRMQSKDNLERLSVVLAFIATRLLQLRFMNESDELSKSSCEQILKGKAWKLMWLKLESKKLPKEAPNISWAYNGIARLGGWKNTKRTGRASIKTLWQGWLRLQTILEGYELAKSLD; this is translated from the coding sequence ATGACCTATATAGAGCCAACCCTTTGGGCACAAAAACAGTTCGGTCAAGCCCACCTTAATGACCCTAGACGCACTCAAAGACTCGTTGCTCTCGCAGCCTCACTGGCCGAGCAGCCTGGCGTACCCGTCTCGAAACTCATTATATCCCCTGCTGAAATGGAAGGGGCTTATCGCTTCATCCGTAATGAGCAAATCAAAGCAGAAGATATCGCAGAAGCGGGTTTTTATGTCACCGCACAAGAAGCATTAGAGCAACAAACACTTCTTGCCTTAGAAGACACCACTTCTCTCAGTTACTCCCATCGCAGCATTCGAGATGAACTCGGGCACTCTAATCAAGGCAATCGACATCGCGCCATGTTTGTACACTCAACCTTACTTTTTGCTCCCGACACTCAATCTGTTATTGGTTTAATTGAACAACAGCGCTGGACTCGTGATATAGAAAAGCGAGGTCAAAGGCACCAGCATGCGACTCGACCATACAAAGAGAAAGAAAGTTATAAGTGGGAACAAGCCTCTCGCCATGTCGCTGAGCGACTTGGCGATAAAATTTCGGATGTCATTTCTGTGTGCGATAGAGAAGCCGACCTATTTGAATACCTCACTTACAAGCGAGAGCAACAACAAAGGTTCCTCGTTCGCTCAATGCAAAGCCGCTGTATTGAAGAGCACGATAATCGTCTTTATAGCTATGCTTCTACCCTGTTATCAGCCGGAGAGAAAGTGCTCGAAATACCGCAAAAAGGCGGTCGTAAAGCTCGCAAGGCTCATTTAGATATCAAATATGCCCCCGTGACACTCAAGTCTCCTGCTAACAAGAAAGAGTTCGATAACATTCCGCTTTACTACGTGGGATGTATAGAACAAGGAGAGAGTGGTAATAAGCTCGCATGGCACTTACTGACTTCAGAGCCGATAACGAGCAAGGAAGAGGCACTCAAAATCGTCAGTTATTATGAGCGGCGCTGGCTGATAGAAGATTTTCATAAAGTCTGGAAAAGTGAAGGGACTGAAGTTGAGCAACTGAGAATGCAAAGTAAGGATAACTTAGAAAGGCTCAGCGTCGTTTTGGCTTTTATCGCGACTCGGTTACTCCAGTTGAGGTTTATGAATGAATCAGACGAGTTATCTAAGAGCAGTTGTGAGCAGATATTAAAAGGCAAAGCGTGGAAGTTAATGTGGCTCAAGTTGGAGAGCAAAAAACTACCGAAAGAAGCGCCTAATATATCATGGGCTTACAACGGTATTGCTCGGTTAGGTGGTTGGAAGAATACCAAGCGAACAGGTCGCGCTTCTATAAAGACGTTATGGCAAGGATGGCTTAGGTTACAAACCATCCTTGAAGGGTATGAACTCGCCAAGTCTCTTGATTAA
- a CDS encoding efflux RND transporter permease subunit produces MSWMTRWFINNPVAANLLMMAIVISGVLAFGQLRVESFPQIAPSSISITVAYPGGTAQQIDESVTQRIEESISGIAGIKQITSQSSAGVSRVVVRKTSSTDLDKLLDDIRNQVNAINGFPVQAERPQVVRNEFTNLAAFVVVSGPRTDEELQPIAKQLEQALKKNPQISMVSNWGTRTPQLVIEPDPDQLKALGLSLEDLAGLVEQRSLESRSGELISDKGRMVIRGDGYADDLQKLNQLVVISGSNGEIRLGDIAKLTRGYQFSGSIVRNNGSNAIALLVSTSQTDNLLKVSEAISETLDAQRAILPSDIELNTMADMAPYIEEQLFRLSENAWQGLLIVLILLGIFLEIRLAFWVAMGIPIAFTGTLAAMQWFNYSINDITLFGFILVLGVLVDDAVVVGEAIHEKRTRSTGYSPNINGKKAAWQGVHSVSVTTVFGVLTTIAAFSPMLWINNELAKVLAGFSAVVIFALIFSLIESKFILPSHLAQLSVKKPSTSIFAKVQNAAQGGLQWFNLNIYKPILEFALGYKGASLLGFVAVISLAYGMWSNGAIRSALFPEIPGRYITAVIELEDGAPLPLQRQALLQVEQAMTQVEKGLMEDYPLQEKPVVNLLAWSDGYGEIEVTAELTNESLSLLPGNLLLKQWREITGQIEGAYSVKFSAAEEPAGGTFLTISSNDRELASRVSEQLADTLASLKGVSDVYDDGQDGLPQVRLVLNQYGQQLGLTQVTLAQLADEAFGEREVHRLLENGQETKVLLQYPRDERRTLAQLQQAIIMLPNGGSVMMGDIAEFRHEQEPQVVYRRDREQVINLYWKQNRDLQSPEKTREQLEDTIESLHLQYPSVTIKAGGEFEEIGEVSDGFKSAMILTLLMIYILLAVPLKSYWQPMIIMAVIPFGFAGAIFGHYLMDLPISILSMFGMMAMTGIVINDSLVLITRFNTEYRQGVPLQKALVIAGTSRLRAIFLTTITTVCGLLPLLSETAEQAQYLKPAAVSLVFGELFATAVTLILIPVLLGLFCRKAPQAEELIEKEQVEQESHVQAQLTLERS; encoded by the coding sequence ATGAGTTGGATGACAAGATGGTTCATTAATAACCCAGTCGCTGCCAATTTGTTGATGATGGCGATTGTTATCAGCGGTGTGTTGGCGTTTGGGCAGTTGCGTGTCGAGTCGTTCCCGCAAATTGCACCATCATCAATCAGTATTACTGTGGCGTATCCTGGCGGTACTGCACAACAAATTGATGAGAGCGTAACGCAACGAATCGAAGAGTCGATCAGCGGCATAGCAGGCATCAAACAGATCACTAGCCAATCGAGTGCTGGCGTGTCTCGGGTCGTGGTACGTAAAACCAGCAGCACAGACTTAGACAAGCTGTTGGATGACATTCGTAACCAAGTTAACGCCATCAACGGCTTTCCCGTGCAAGCAGAAAGACCGCAAGTGGTGCGCAATGAATTTACCAACTTAGCCGCGTTTGTTGTGGTGTCAGGCCCAAGAACCGATGAAGAGTTACAACCTATTGCTAAGCAACTTGAACAAGCGCTGAAGAAGAACCCTCAAATTTCCATGGTCTCAAACTGGGGAACTCGAACGCCTCAGTTGGTGATCGAGCCAGATCCAGACCAACTCAAGGCGCTGGGATTGAGCTTGGAAGATCTTGCAGGTTTAGTTGAGCAGCGTTCACTTGAGTCTCGTAGCGGCGAGCTAATTAGTGACAAAGGCCGAATGGTGATTCGTGGTGACGGTTATGCCGATGATTTACAGAAGCTCAATCAGCTTGTCGTGATTTCGGGAAGTAATGGAGAAATACGCTTGGGAGACATTGCCAAGCTAACCCGTGGCTACCAATTCAGTGGTTCTATCGTGCGTAACAACGGTTCTAACGCCATCGCTTTGTTGGTCAGTACTAGCCAAACCGATAACCTACTTAAAGTCAGCGAAGCAATCAGTGAAACACTGGATGCACAACGAGCGATTCTACCTTCGGATATTGAGCTGAATACCATGGCTGATATGGCGCCTTACATTGAAGAACAGCTGTTTCGTTTGAGCGAAAACGCCTGGCAAGGCTTACTAATTGTACTGATCCTACTTGGGATATTTCTTGAGATTAGGCTCGCGTTTTGGGTCGCTATGGGCATCCCGATTGCGTTCACAGGGACGCTTGCCGCAATGCAGTGGTTTAACTACAGCATCAACGACATCACCTTGTTTGGTTTTATCTTGGTACTCGGAGTACTAGTGGATGATGCCGTGGTTGTGGGGGAAGCGATACATGAAAAACGGACGCGTAGCACAGGCTATTCTCCTAATATAAACGGAAAGAAAGCCGCTTGGCAGGGCGTGCATTCCGTCTCAGTGACAACTGTATTTGGTGTGTTGACAACTATTGCTGCATTTTCTCCAATGCTCTGGATTAACAATGAGTTAGCCAAGGTGCTTGCTGGGTTTTCGGCCGTGGTGATCTTCGCTTTGATCTTCTCGTTGATTGAAAGCAAATTTATTTTGCCGTCACACTTGGCTCAGCTTTCAGTGAAAAAGCCATCGACCAGTATTTTTGCCAAGGTTCAGAACGCCGCTCAAGGCGGTTTGCAGTGGTTCAATCTCAACATCTATAAGCCAATATTGGAGTTTGCACTCGGTTACAAAGGGGCGTCTTTGCTTGGGTTTGTCGCGGTTATCTCACTGGCTTATGGCATGTGGTCGAATGGGGCGATTCGAAGTGCGCTGTTCCCTGAAATTCCGGGGCGTTACATTACGGCTGTTATTGAGCTAGAAGATGGTGCGCCGTTACCACTGCAGCGCCAAGCTTTGTTGCAAGTAGAGCAAGCGATGACCCAGGTTGAGAAAGGCTTAATGGAAGATTATCCATTACAAGAGAAGCCCGTCGTAAACCTGCTCGCGTGGTCAGATGGTTATGGGGAAATTGAAGTCACTGCCGAGCTTACCAATGAATCTTTAAGCTTATTGCCGGGCAATTTACTGCTGAAGCAATGGCGAGAAATCACTGGGCAAATTGAAGGCGCTTACTCGGTGAAATTCAGCGCAGCAGAGGAGCCTGCTGGTGGCACATTCTTAACGATCTCTTCCAACGATCGTGAATTGGCGTCTCGTGTCAGTGAACAGCTAGCAGATACTTTAGCGTCCTTAAAAGGTGTTTCGGATGTTTACGATGATGGTCAGGATGGTTTACCACAAGTTCGTTTGGTGCTGAATCAATATGGTCAGCAGCTTGGCTTAACGCAAGTCACGCTAGCTCAACTTGCAGACGAAGCATTTGGCGAAAGGGAAGTTCATCGTCTTTTAGAAAACGGACAAGAGACCAAAGTATTGCTGCAATACCCTAGGGATGAGCGCAGAACCTTAGCTCAGCTACAGCAAGCCATTATCATGTTGCCGAACGGTGGTAGCGTGATGATGGGTGATATTGCTGAGTTCCGTCACGAGCAAGAACCGCAAGTGGTTTATCGTCGAGACCGAGAGCAAGTGATTAACCTCTATTGGAAGCAAAACCGTGACCTGCAATCACCAGAAAAAACACGTGAGCAACTTGAAGATACGATTGAGTCTCTGCACCTTCAATATCCAAGCGTAACCATCAAAGCGGGCGGTGAGTTTGAAGAGATAGGGGAAGTGTCGGATGGCTTTAAATCCGCAATGATTCTGACTCTGCTGATGATCTATATCTTGTTGGCGGTGCCTTTGAAGTCTTACTGGCAACCAATGATTATCATGGCAGTCATCCCATTTGGATTCGCAGGTGCGATTTTTGGTCATTACTTGATGGACTTGCCGATCAGCATTCTTTCAATGTTCGGTATGATGGCCATGACGGGGATCGTGATTAACGACTCGTTGGTGCTGATCACGCGTTTTAATACGGAATATCGCCAAGGCGTGCCACTTCAGAAGGCGTTAGTCATTGCGGGCACCAGCCGTTTGAGGGCGATCTTCTTAACCACGATAACCACTGTGTGCGGCTTGTTGCCGTTACTAAGTGAAACGGCAGAACAAGCACAATACCTAAAGCCTGCAGCGGTATCCTTGGTATTTGGTGAACTGTTTGCTACTGCGGTAACGTTGATCTTGATACCTGTGTTGCTTGGTCTGTTTTGCCGAAAAGCGCCTCAAGCTGAAGAGCTTATTGAAAAAGAGCAGGTCGAACAAGAATCACATGTACAGGCACAGCTCACTTTGGAGCGCTCATGA
- a CDS encoding efflux RND transporter periplasmic adaptor subunit: protein MKFKKPLSVLVGCAAIFAALIVVDELEPEVVEPVKKQAVLAPVSVLEVTPSQHESTLTVLGLTAARWPIQLKASSSAQLKWLNENIEPGQLVTKGDVLARLDTSAVDANLAQALSALKQAELELKQAKHEQTVALKMLNPKTSSSFARREPQVLAAKANLQQAKQAYVSAKKLVEESVITAPFDAVVMKRHISPREWVEAGQVTFELAASDSIDIELPISELHWQQVQAALVKPSIRVVSRSGNQWPAKVRYVSPEVDSVTRQRQVVLSVKNPDHDKPRLFPNQQVQAVVNLGLQDDVISIPLSAMTRDGYVWTLDTEDRLRKELVTLIGQGSQELDIRFNHRSDEPRRVVQYPLSSMLIGKQVAPRFNGIHSEAMLASKSDVTQIKESNQ, encoded by the coding sequence ATGAAGTTTAAAAAGCCACTTTCGGTATTAGTCGGTTGTGCGGCTATCTTTGCTGCCTTGATTGTTGTCGATGAATTGGAACCTGAGGTAGTAGAGCCAGTGAAGAAACAAGCAGTACTGGCACCGGTTTCTGTATTGGAGGTGACACCTTCGCAGCACGAATCGACGTTAACGGTACTTGGCTTAACCGCTGCTCGTTGGCCAATTCAACTTAAAGCGTCGAGTAGTGCGCAACTTAAGTGGCTGAATGAAAACATTGAACCGGGACAGCTAGTGACTAAGGGCGACGTGTTGGCGAGGTTAGATACCAGCGCCGTTGATGCGAACTTGGCGCAAGCGTTAAGTGCGTTAAAGCAAGCTGAGTTGGAATTGAAACAGGCTAAGCATGAACAGACTGTCGCTCTTAAAATGCTCAACCCAAAAACAAGTTCGTCCTTTGCACGCAGAGAGCCTCAAGTGCTTGCAGCGAAAGCTAACCTGCAACAAGCCAAACAGGCGTATGTCAGTGCGAAGAAGCTAGTCGAAGAGTCAGTGATTACGGCGCCTTTTGATGCTGTGGTCATGAAACGCCACATTAGCCCAAGAGAGTGGGTAGAGGCGGGGCAAGTGACCTTTGAGTTAGCCGCCAGTGATTCGATTGATATCGAGCTTCCAATCTCTGAATTGCATTGGCAACAAGTACAAGCTGCCTTGGTTAAGCCGAGCATTCGTGTCGTGAGTCGTTCTGGGAACCAATGGCCGGCGAAGGTGCGCTATGTGTCGCCAGAAGTGGATTCGGTGACTCGCCAAAGACAAGTCGTGCTGTCGGTTAAAAATCCTGACCACGATAAGCCTAGGCTTTTCCCTAATCAGCAGGTTCAAGCTGTGGTTAACCTAGGTCTACAAGATGATGTGATTAGCATACCTCTGAGTGCGATGACCCGAGACGGGTATGTGTGGACGTTGGACACAGAAGACCGTTTACGAAAAGAGTTGGTAACACTTATTGGTCAAGGCAGCCAAGAGCTTGATATTCGCTTCAATCATCGAAGTGATGAGCCTCGCCGTGTGGTGCAGTATCCACTTTCTTCCATGCTTATCGGTAAACAAGTCGCGCCTAGGTTCAATGGAATCCATTCTGAAGCCATGCTCGCGAGTAAATCTGATGTCACACAGATTAAGGAATCAAACCAATGA
- a CDS encoding ABC transporter six-transmembrane domain-containing protein gives MLFKHPISLLTIIRLNPLKVASTWLMVLAENVMLILLPLFIGYAIDGVLNQSFQPLMMLALILFVLVIISVVRRFYDTRVYGAIRVKLANIVERNLRGLSLSTKDARLTMSRELVDFLEDDLPALMTAVVQLVATVVILSTFHFSLALCMLFAGLSMLAIYGAFHRTFTQLNGQFNDQVEQQVQLLSGVRLSALRWHFERLKQCEIKLSDTEAIVYGLIFTVLFGAVVGNLWMVSKLIEPTAGQVFSIVTYSLEFVETVVMLPITLQTLSRLTEISQRLNHTSVQQATKEMPYEV, from the coding sequence ATGCTATTCAAACATCCCATCTCTCTGCTAACGATTATTCGGCTTAACCCATTAAAGGTCGCTTCGACTTGGTTAATGGTTTTAGCTGAAAACGTGATGCTTATTCTGCTGCCGCTGTTTATTGGTTACGCCATCGACGGTGTGTTAAACCAAAGCTTCCAGCCCTTGATGATGCTGGCATTGATCCTTTTTGTACTGGTGATCATCAGTGTCGTTCGTCGTTTCTACGATACCCGTGTATATGGCGCTATTCGTGTCAAACTGGCGAATATCGTGGAGCGAAACCTGCGTGGCTTATCTTTATCAACCAAAGACGCTCGTCTCACAATGTCGCGTGAGCTGGTTGATTTCTTAGAAGACGATTTGCCTGCTCTGATGACGGCAGTGGTACAGCTTGTTGCGACAGTGGTGATTCTCTCTACATTCCATTTCTCATTGGCGCTTTGCATGTTGTTTGCAGGGCTATCGATGCTCGCGATTTATGGCGCGTTCCACCGAACCTTTACCCAACTTAATGGCCAATTCAACGATCAAGTCGAACAGCAGGTTCAACTGTTGAGCGGTGTTCGCTTATCAGCGCTTCGTTGGCACTTTGAACGCTTAAAACAATGTGAAATCAAGCTTTCAGATACTGAGGCGATTGTCTACGGACTGATCTTTACCGTTTTGTTTGGCGCAGTCGTGGGCAATTTGTGGATGGTGAGTAAGCTTATCGAGCCGACTGCAGGACAAGTGTTCTCTATCGTTACTTATTCACTGGAGTTTGTTGAAACCGTAGTGATGCTACCAATTACACTGCAAACCCTTTCTCGTCTTACTGAAATCAGTCAGCGACTCAATCATACCTCTGTCCAACAGGCTACCAAGGAGATGCCTTATGAAGTTTAA